From Ignisphaera sp.:
TCTACATAATCTAGATACACTTCATACTGAAGATCGTGTAGATGGTTTCTGGATTGAGGTTGTTGATAAGAGAATCCCTGTATGGATAGATAGAGCGTTTAATGCTTTTGCAATATTTAGTGAAACTAAGAAGATACTATGTCATAGTGATCTACATCTAGGCCAAATAGTTTACTCAGGTAATAGAGGCTTCACTATAGTTGACTTCGAGGGCGAACCTTTATTTCTGTCTAGAGATGGATATCTAAAGTCTCACGGTTTTAGGGATATAGCTTCACTTATTCGGAGCCTAGACTACATACTTTTTGCAGGAGTAAAGGAGGTCTATGGAATGGATATAGATTCTATTGCAAAAAAGCTTGCTAAATATGGATGGGGTGAAGCAAGGAAATGGAGAGATGCTCATGCTTCATCTATACTGATGAGCTATATCCATAATCTTGCTAGAGAATCTCTTCTAGAAACTGTGTTAGGCTTTAGATCTATACCTAGAGATCTATATAGATACATCACTCCATGGTATATCTATAGAGTTTTTTATGAAGCACTATACGAATCTATATATAGACCCCATAATCTGCCGATACCGCTTCACGTACTTATATGGGATCCTGAGGATATGGTTATGGGTATAGGTGGTGGGATTTGAAGGATATAGTCATGTTTTTTGAGGTTCATCAACCATATAGACTTGATAGAAGGATGCACGAAAAATTGATTAAGAAGGCGATCAAGGGGTCATTAGATCCTAGAGATATAGAAGATGCCCTGTTTGATCAAGATCTCAATAGACTTGTTATAGAGAGAGCTGCTAGAAAGTGCTACATACCTGCAACATCTATTATAGCTGAGACCATTAGGAGGTTTATGGGTAGCGATAGAAAGTTTATGGTGTCTTTTGGTATATCTGGTGCATTCATTGAGCAAGCTCTTCGTTGGGTACCTAAAGTTGTAGATCTTTTTGTAGATCTTGTTGCAACAGGATTAGTGGAGCTTGTTGCTCAAACTTATTACCATAGCCTAGCATTCTTGATACCTCCACACTACAAAGAGCTAGAGGATCAGATAAAGAGTCATCTAAAGATTCTTGAAGATATTTTTGGTGTTAAACCTGTTTCTGTTGAGAATACAGAGTTTATATACAATAACGATCTCGCTTGTAAGCTCTACTCAATGGGTTTTAAGGTGATTCTTACTGAAGGTGTTGAGTGGATTCTTGGCTGGAGAAGCCCTAATTTTGTTTATAGAGGATATCTATGCGATATAAGGGTTCTAACGAGAAACTATAGACTTAGCGACGATATTGGGTTTAGATTCAGTAACAATAAGTGGGATCAATATCCATTGACAGCTGATAAATATGCCTTATGGCTAGCCGTTACACCTGGTGATGTAGTAGTTTTGGCAATGGACTACGAAACCTTTGGTGAACACCACTGGCCTGAATCAGGTATACATGAATTCCTAAGGTATCTTCCCCAAGAGGTTTTGAAGCATAGTCATCTACGTTTCTCTACACCATCTAGAGCAGCATTTGCACATGATACAGTTGATGTATATGATGTACCTCCGTGGGTAACTATTAGCTGGGCTGATGAAAGGGATCTAAGTGCATGGCTTGGAAACTATATACAGAAAAATTCATTCTCTATGCTTCTAGAGCTCAAGAGATACATCGACGCTATTGATGATCCCTATCTAACACGTATATGGAGGCTTTTAACAATAAGCGACCACTTCTATTATATGGCTACAAAATTTGGCTCTATGGAAGAAGTTCATCAATACTTCAGTCCCTACAAGAATGCTGTTGATGCATATGTTCTTTATGCACAAGCTATATCAATACTATTCTACATTATTGCTGAAAAAGCTAGAGAAAATCCATCGAAGATGCTTAAGAACCTTGTGCTACCACCTGAAAAAGCATTCTATTTCAAATGTTTCGATCTCGAATCTCTAAACATTTCTGCAGCATCTGTTAAAGAATTCCTATGGATCTCTAGATCTCTGCCTAGTGAATGTATTGTATATCACCTTAATAGAGGCGATATACAGAAATGGTTTAGAGAGATCTATATGGTAGATGATATAGCTAATGCTCTAGACGAGATAGCTAGATCTGATGCTTCTGCTGATGAAAAGAAAAACCTTATGATAAAGGTTATCGAGAATTTTTTGGGGGAGAGGCGATGAGTAGAGTGAACTTCATATTCGTGTTACATTTCCATCAACCTGTTGGACAACTTGAGTGGGTCTATGAAAGAATATATAACAACTGCTACAAGATTCTACTCGATATATTGTTGGATCATCCAAAAATTAAGATAGCAGCACATATAAGTGGTCCATTGCTTCTCTATATGCTTGAGAAACATAGTGAATGGATAGATGGTGTTAAAGAACTAGTTAAGAGAGGTTCTCTAGAGCTTCTAGGGGGAGCTTTTGGTGAGGCTATTCTTCCTGTAATACCTCGTGAAGATATGTATATGCAAATCAGACTATATATAGAGTTATTTAGAGAGATTTTTGGGTACAAGCCTAGAGGATTCTGGTTAGCTGAAAGAGTTTGGGAACCTTCTGTTGTAGAACCTCTAGCTATTAACGATATAGAGTATACAATTATAGATGACTATATTCTACCGAAAATCGTTAATCGAGATGAAGCTGGATATTCATGGCTAACTGAGAACGATGGGCATAGGTTGAAGATATTCTTTGTAGATGAGAGAATAAGGTATATACTTCCATGGGAAAGCATTGAATCTGTGATAAAGTATATAGTGAGTAGAGGTAGCGATAAAGGTGATAGATATGTTCTCTGGGGTAGTGATGCAGAGAAATTCGGTGAATGGAGTCAAAGGGAATGGGCAAGCAAATGGTTGAGAGAGTTTATAGAGAAACTTGAAGAGAATTCTAGTATAATCAACACCATTACACCTAGCGAATATCTAGATAGATACGGTGTTAAGGGATTGATATATCCTGTGTACGGTAGTTACGATAAGATGATGTACTGGAGCTCAAGCTATTTCAGAAACTTTTTTGTGAAGTATAGAGAGAGTAACTATATGCATAAGAGGCTTCTATGGCTTAGAAGAAAGCTGAAGAAGCTTAATGCACCCGAAGATGCTTGGAGGTATTACTACTTTGCTCAATGCAATGATGCTTATTGGCACGGTCTCTTCGGAGGTATATATCTACCGCACCTTAGACAAACAGTTTATGAAAACATGATCAAAGCTGAGGTGATAGCTGAAAACAATTCAAACTATTTCGCTTCAAGAGATATGTATAGCAGTATAGAGGACATAGATTTCAATGGAGATAGCGAAGTAGTTATTGAAACAAAACATCTAGATGTTGTTGTAAAGCCTAGCGATGGAGGTACAGTAACAGAGTTAAGCTTTAAGCATCAGGGATATGAACACAACATTGCATCAACCATGAACCGTTATCTAGAGCCATATCTATCCACAAGCCCTACCTTTAGACCTGATTGGTATCAAAGGAATATTGCTCGAGACCATTTATGGAACCCAACAATAAGTTTATGGGACTGGGTAAATAATACACCATTCATTGATCAAAGCAATCTAGCTCTAGGTAAATATCAACTGGTGTCAATAGACAATAACAATCTAGTTTTAATGTATCGAGGATACTTCTATGGAAAAGGTATACCCATACCTGTAGAAGTAGCTAAACATATGTATGTAGACTCTAGAGCACCTTATTTAAAGATAATTCATAGGATTAAAAACATAGGTAACGAGCCTTTCACATCTAGAATAGGGTTCGACTATCATCTAAGTCCAAAAGTTCCTAGAAGAAGAGGAGAAGAATACCCCATCTATAGGCTTGAGCCAGACATTATTAAGCATCTCGAAGAAGTGTGGATAGGTAGTGGAAGGAGAATAGAGTTTAAGGGGATCATAGATCTAGAGTTATCGCTAGATAGAGATGTAGATATATGGGTAGCACCTATAGTAATGCCCACAAGAACTGAGAGAGGGATTATGGATATTATCCAGAGTATAGGTATAATGTTCTCTAGAGTCGTGGTTCTTGATCCCGAGAAGAGCTTTGAACTAGGTGTAGAGCTGATGCTCAAGGTGTAGCTATTTGGATGTAAGTATATGTGGGAAAGCACTTGTAGAACCTAGATTCTATGGCTCAGTAGAAGGCTACGTGATTGTAGAGCCATTCTCTAGAGATCCTCGAGAAACAGTTGTAAAGGTATATGTAAAGAATTATGGTTTTGGTAAGAGGTACACTATAGATCTATTGGTATGTAATGATCTAGTTGAGAGAAGAAGTGCAAAACTTGAGGTAGGAGAGATTCTAGGATTTGAGGTAGGTGTTAGAGCTAGAGATAGATGTAGTGTGAAGCTTAAGGTAGATGGATATACTATTGACTATATAGACCAGATGGTTGTGTACAGCGAGTACTCTAGACCTATATCTATTGTTACTGTTTTTCATCACCATCAACCCCCAAACTATGGCCCAGATAAACGCTACTTATCTCTATGGCCCTTCATATATGTTTGGAGACCTATTCTCTCTCCCTATGGATTGGGTCCTTATCATTATCATGCCTCTATCTTGAGCAAGTATAGGGGATACACATATATAACGTATAATCTAAGTCCATCTCTATTAGCTCAATGGATAGATATAGTCGATAATGGTATTACAACAGTTTCAGGAGAATCGATAGAGAGATCATCGGGACTTACACAAATAGTTAGAGAAACTATGGATATGTATAGAAGTCTAGCAGAAAGCAACTCGATAGAGGTTTTAACAAGCATATATGCACACACTATATCAGGCTATATTGTGGATTATCTAGAGCTTGATAGAGTTATCTCAAAAGAACTTGAATATGGATTGAACATATCTAGAAAATTTCTAGGTAGAGATCCTAGAGGTATTTGGCTCCCCGAAATGTCTTTCTCTATGAAACTTATACACATACTATCATCTCTCAACCTCGAATACACATTTCTAGATGAGAGACACCACTTCGTGTCGTCGCAAGGAGATAGAGAAAGCCCATATGAACCCTACATTGTGCAAGATGCTGTAACTGGAGAAAGTATTGTTGTTTTCTTTAGAGATACAGAACTCAGCAACGATATAGGGTTCAACAATAACTACTGTAGCGAGATTCACGCAATCAAGGGAGCATACACTTTTGTAACCAAACTACTGACAAAAGCAATCAGCAATAGAGCTAGAGTTGTGACACTAGCTCTAGATGGAGAAAACTGGATTGTTGCTTCAAGAAATCCACCAGCTACAGCAGTATTTCTAGATACTCTCCTAAACCTTTTCACCGAAATGAAGAAGATAGGTATAGCTAGAACTGTACTTCCCAATGAAGTACTTAGAGATAATCCACCTAAACGGAAACTCACATTTATACCATCAGCAACATGGCTAGGCTCTTACACAAAATGGAGAGGTGAGATCAAGGAGCACGAGGTATTCTGGAGAGAAGTAGAGTCTAGAGTGAAGGGATTCAAAGAGTATATCAGCAGGTATGGATATGATGAAAAAGCTGAAAAAGCTGAATGGGCTCTATGGCATATACTTGATAGTGATTATTGGTGGGCAGAATTCTGGAGTAGAGAAATAATATCTCTATGGATTAAAGAATTCGATAAACACATTAAACACTAAATCATTCCACTATCTAGTTGAGCTACATAATCCATTCTTTAACAATGATGCATCTAACCTAGCAAACATAGCTTACCTATTAATAAACATGTAGAACTAGCTATAATAACATGAACTACTATAGATACCAATTATGTGGAACTGTATGATATTGCTGAGCTATTTTGCTAAGAAGTTAGAAGGTATGTGGACAAAAACCGTGCACATCTTCATAGACTAACTATCGCTCATTATCTTGAATATCTATCGTATATCTTGCTGAGTATACCACCTATCAATGCAGCAACAATATCGTCTGCTATTGGTGGTAGAAGCTTCAGTATAGGTGTTTCTCCTCTTTCTTTTAGTCTCTCAATCCAGTAGTACATGAGTAGACCTTTGAACCCGTTTATATATTCTGCTAGAGCTTTACCAACAAGTTCATCAACTATGATTCCTGGTGAATCTGATTTATACTCATGTATACTGATACCAGGTAAAATGTTTATGGAGAGTGCTGCTTCCAGCAACCTCATACCTTTTATGAATAGCGGTATATTGGGATCTCTAAGAACTCTACTCATTTCCTCTCTTACTTCTTTCTCTATATCGCTATCATCTATGTGGGGTATTCTCGCTTTTGTGTAAACTTCTTTAGCTATGCCAATGATATTATCAATTCTATCAAAACCTAGAGTCTTAGCAATATATTCTTCTCTAGATATGTTTCTTATGTGTCTAGCTAAAGCACATATAACAGCCATAGACGAAGCTATACCGACATCTGTAGATATTCCTGCAAATCTCTCATCACCAGCTGGTGCAGCAACTAGAGTTGCATCAGATGCTGTACCTATAGATGGGCTAGAGATACACATAGGTCCTCCTAAACCCATAACCATACCCTTTACCTCTGATACTGTTCTAAATAGATCTAGAAGACCAACATTATTAAGCGGTTTATCTACAACTACAGCTACATTTATTGTACTGATTCTTCTAGAGCTTTGGGGACCTTCGGTACCTATACAAGATGGTGTATCTATGCCTAGGGTTACAAATGCTTCAGCCTTTATGTTCTTGTGTATAGAGAATCCGTGGCTACATGAAGATACATCTACAGCTGTAAGGAATATAGAGGATTTTGAGTAGTCTATACCTATACTTGAGGCTATGTCTCGACAGTAGCTATCTAGATCAACATAGCCAAAGTCTTTTGGCACTCTTCTGAAAACTATATACCTTATCTCTGAGTATATCTTTGGGCATCCAGCTGTAGATATAGCTATATATTCTTGCTCAAGATCTATTACAAAAGTATCTTTATCTCTAGTTAGAGTTTTTACTATATCTCAACCACCTTGTCTTACCAATCTCTCGTACTCTATATATATAGCTTTCACTAGATCAGTCACCTCTATGCCTTTGAGAATAGCTAGAAATGCTGTTCCTCCAGCACCTACACCTTCTTTAACGAATCCTTCTTCATAAGCTCTAAGCCCATCGAAAGATGCATCACTAAAATCTAGATAGCTATACACAATAGACATCTGTGGTGCAACCGACTTTATGAAACTCGTTATCTCTCTACCTTTATCCATAACGATCCATCTAGTTGTTGCTAGAATCATTCTATCTTGTCTAAACTCTGGAGACACAGCCTTCATAAGGGCTATTGCTGCCAGCATCTGGGTTCCACCTGCAAGAATTACAAAGCTCTCTGCTTCAAGCGCACCTAGAGCTAGACCTGCTACAGATATGTGGAGAGGATCTCCAGCAACATCGTTTACAGTAAATGGATCTCTAGAGCTCTTGAGTCTTTCAATAGCTTTATTAGCGACTAATCTCTTTAGGTCTACGGGATTATTCTTCATCGAGCTACTGACCAGGTTATAGGCATTATAGCCAAGTCCCTGTAGAATGGCCATAGCTGTTGTAGTTCCACTAGGTATGCTTTCACCAACTAGTACAACATCTGTTGCAGAACCAAGCATATAGCCTACAGATCTAGCTTCTTCGAATAGTTTTTTCGATGTTCCTCGAGGCAACGCATCTTCTACATCTATTCTTCCACCTACACATCTGCTTGGAAGATCTATTACAGGCATTTTTGGGGTTATGTAGGATCCTGTGTTTACAATTATGAAAGGTGTTCTAGATAGTTGGAGAGATACTCTCGTTATTATTGCTGGTGTTGGTATACCTGTAGGTGTTGTTGGTATTATGTCTAGTGTCACAGGTTTTCCGTAGTGAACATACTCTACATCAAGTGCTGGTGTAAATAGTGTTGCTATAGGCATAGCTCCAGCTATAGATATATTGGGTATAGTTGAAGTCATAGTTGATCCTATTGCATAGAGAGCTAGAGTTTTCCCATATCTAATCTTATCTAGAGGGATATCCCCATATATTACCTCAAACCCTTTAACCATACCGAATCACCTCAAAAACTGGATCCAGGTCACCTTAATTTGATTTAGGTTTCGGAACAACGATTACGGTGTTATCCCCTATCTTTATAACCTCGATCTCTACACCATATACTTCTTCAACAACCTTATCCATAAACACTTCATGTGGTGATCCGCAAGCCACAATTCTACCTCTATCTAAAAGGACAACAGTATCGCAATATACTGAAGCTAGATGGAGATCATGGATAGCTACAACAGTTGCTATACCTTCTCTAACAGTATACCTCTTTACGTAATTGAGTATCTCGAATCTATATCTTATGTCTAGAAATGCTGAAGGTTCATCGAGCAACAGTATCTTGGGCTTCTTTGCTAATGCATGTGCTATTAACACTCTCTGTAGTTCTCCACTACTTATCTGGTCAAGTTTTCTCCCAAGGAGATGAACTATATCAAGTTCTCTAGCTATTTCCTCAATAATCTTCAGGTCTTCAGATGATTCAAAATATTGAAGAGTGTTGTGGTAGGGGTATCTAGCTGTTGAAAGAAAATCTAGTACAGTCATAGGTAGACTTCTAGATATATATGGTTCTGAATATGCGATAATCTTAGCTATATCCCTAGGGCTGTAAAGTCTAGAGTCTTTTCCATCGATATAAACCACACCTCTTGTTGGCATCAAGATAGATGCCAAGATCTTCAGGAACGTGGTTTTTCCAGCACCATTAGGACCTATGATACAAGTCATTTTTCCTGCTTCAATCTTTAGTGTAACGTCTTTTAGT
This genomic window contains:
- a CDS encoding glycoside hydrolase family 57 protein translates to MKDIVMFFEVHQPYRLDRRMHEKLIKKAIKGSLDPRDIEDALFDQDLNRLVIERAARKCYIPATSIIAETIRRFMGSDRKFMVSFGISGAFIEQALRWVPKVVDLFVDLVATGLVELVAQTYYHSLAFLIPPHYKELEDQIKSHLKILEDIFGVKPVSVENTEFIYNNDLACKLYSMGFKVILTEGVEWILGWRSPNFVYRGYLCDIRVLTRNYRLSDDIGFRFSNNKWDQYPLTADKYALWLAVTPGDVVVLAMDYETFGEHHWPESGIHEFLRYLPQEVLKHSHLRFSTPSRAAFAHDTVDVYDVPPWVTISWADERDLSAWLGNYIQKNSFSMLLELKRYIDAIDDPYLTRIWRLLTISDHFYYMATKFGSMEEVHQYFSPYKNAVDAYVLYAQAISILFYIIAEKARENPSKMLKNLVLPPEKAFYFKCFDLESLNISAASVKEFLWISRSLPSECIVYHLNRGDIQKWFREIYMVDDIANALDEIARSDASADEKKNLMIKVIENFLGERR
- a CDS encoding alpha-amylase/4-alpha-glucanotransferase domain-containing protein encodes the protein MSRVNFIFVLHFHQPVGQLEWVYERIYNNCYKILLDILLDHPKIKIAAHISGPLLLYMLEKHSEWIDGVKELVKRGSLELLGGAFGEAILPVIPREDMYMQIRLYIELFREIFGYKPRGFWLAERVWEPSVVEPLAINDIEYTIIDDYILPKIVNRDEAGYSWLTENDGHRLKIFFVDERIRYILPWESIESVIKYIVSRGSDKGDRYVLWGSDAEKFGEWSQREWASKWLREFIEKLEENSSIINTITPSEYLDRYGVKGLIYPVYGSYDKMMYWSSSYFRNFFVKYRESNYMHKRLLWLRRKLKKLNAPEDAWRYYYFAQCNDAYWHGLFGGIYLPHLRQTVYENMIKAEVIAENNSNYFASRDMYSSIEDIDFNGDSEVVIETKHLDVVVKPSDGGTVTELSFKHQGYEHNIASTMNRYLEPYLSTSPTFRPDWYQRNIARDHLWNPTISLWDWVNNTPFIDQSNLALGKYQLVSIDNNNLVLMYRGYFYGKGIPIPVEVAKHMYVDSRAPYLKIIHRIKNIGNEPFTSRIGFDYHLSPKVPRRRGEEYPIYRLEPDIIKHLEEVWIGSGRRIEFKGIIDLELSLDRDVDIWVAPIVMPTRTERGIMDIIQSIGIMFSRVVVLDPEKSFELGVELMLKV
- a CDS encoding glycoside hydrolase family 57 gives rise to the protein MDVSICGKALVEPRFYGSVEGYVIVEPFSRDPRETVVKVYVKNYGFGKRYTIDLLVCNDLVERRSAKLEVGEILGFEVGVRARDRCSVKLKVDGYTIDYIDQMVVYSEYSRPISIVTVFHHHQPPNYGPDKRYLSLWPFIYVWRPILSPYGLGPYHYHASILSKYRGYTYITYNLSPSLLAQWIDIVDNGITTVSGESIERSSGLTQIVRETMDMYRSLAESNSIEVLTSIYAHTISGYIVDYLELDRVISKELEYGLNISRKFLGRDPRGIWLPEMSFSMKLIHILSSLNLEYTFLDERHHFVSSQGDRESPYEPYIVQDAVTGESIVVFFRDTELSNDIGFNNNYCSEIHAIKGAYTFVTKLLTKAISNRARVVTLALDGENWIVASRNPPATAVFLDTLLNLFTEMKKIGIARTVLPNEVLRDNPPKRKLTFIPSATWLGSYTKWRGEIKEHEVFWREVESRVKGFKEYISRYGYDEKAEKAEWALWHILDSDYWWAEFWSREIISLWIKEFDKHIKH
- a CDS encoding adenosylcobinamide amidohydrolase → MVKTLTRDKDTFVIDLEQEYIAISTAGCPKIYSEIRYIVFRRVPKDFGYVDLDSYCRDIASSIGIDYSKSSIFLTAVDVSSCSHGFSIHKNIKAEAFVTLGIDTPSCIGTEGPQSSRRISTINVAVVVDKPLNNVGLLDLFRTVSEVKGMVMGLGGPMCISSPSIGTASDATLVAAPAGDERFAGISTDVGIASSMAVICALARHIRNISREEYIAKTLGFDRIDNIIGIAKEVYTKARIPHIDDSDIEKEVREEMSRVLRDPNIPLFIKGMRLLEAALSINILPGISIHEYKSDSPGIIVDELVGKALAEYINGFKGLLMYYWIERLKERGETPILKLLPPIADDIVAALIGGILSKIYDRYSR
- a CDS encoding TIGR00303 family protein, yielding MVKGFEVIYGDIPLDKIRYGKTLALYAIGSTMTSTIPNISIAGAMPIATLFTPALDVEYVHYGKPVTLDIIPTTPTGIPTPAIITRVSLQLSRTPFIIVNTGSYITPKMPVIDLPSRCVGGRIDVEDALPRGTSKKLFEEARSVGYMLGSATDVVLVGESIPSGTTTAMAILQGLGYNAYNLVSSSMKNNPVDLKRLVANKAIERLKSSRDPFTVNDVAGDPLHISVAGLALGALEAESFVILAGGTQMLAAIALMKAVSPEFRQDRMILATTRWIVMDKGREITSFIKSVAPQMSIVYSYLDFSDASFDGLRAYEEGFVKEGVGAGGTAFLAILKGIEVTDLVKAIYIEYERLVRQGG
- a CDS encoding ABC transporter ATP-binding protein, with the protein product MKIEVENVSFNYNSTSVLKDVTLKIEAGKMTCIIGPNGAGKTTFLKILASILMPTRGVVYIDGKDSRLYSPRDIAKIIAYSEPYISRSLPMTVLDFLSTARYPYHNTLQYFESSEDLKIIEEIARELDIVHLLGRKLDQISSGELQRVLIAHALAKKPKILLLDEPSAFLDIRYRFEILNYVKRYTVREGIATVVAIHDLHLASVYCDTVVLLDRGRIVACGSPHEVFMDKVVEEVYGVEIEVIKIGDNTVIVVPKPKSN